CGCTTTTGGCAACTTCGATAAGTTTGAGAAAAAGGTTGAAGATGTCGAAGCGGAAGCAGATGCGCATGTTGAACTTTCAGGACAAAATACAAGTCTAGATGATGAATTTAAAAAGCTATCAACAGATACCACAGTTGATTCTGAATTAGCCGCTTTGAAAGCTCAATTAGGTAAATAATATTTTAATTTTTATCAGGGGCTGATTCAATTCTGAAACAGCCCCTTTTATTCATTCTGATTCGATGCATAATATATATTATGTAAACTTATTAAAATCCACTTACTTCCTTATTTTTATTACAAATTGAGTTCCTTTTCCTAGTGCTGTTTTAAACTCGAGATCTGAATTGATCTGCTTTATAATTCCAAAAGCTACGCTAAGCCCGAGTCCACTACCTTTGCCTACATCTTTGGTAGTAAAGAATGGGTCAAACATTCTTTCTTGTACTTCTTTTGATATGCCTAAGCCATTATCTGTAATACTTATGTTAATCTCTTCTGGATTAGCGAACAAACTTACTATTATTTTAGGAATTTCTGATTTGTTTAAACGAGCTGCATCAATTCCATTTTCGATAATAGCCATGATAGCTTGATTTAGTAATCCTGGATTGCACGCAAGTTCAGCCGATTCAGTTCGATCACATTTTTTTGAATAATTAAATTCTACATCGGTATATTGGCTTTTCACTAAATAAATCATCGTTTCAAGACTATCGCACAAATTGACTGTTTTGAATTCGGCGGAATCTAAATTACTGAAATTTTTTAGTTTATTTACTATGTCAACAATTCTTTTAGAGCCATTATTGCAAGAAGCCAGTAATTTATCTAAGTCATTGATCAAAAACTGATAGTCAATTCGTTCTTTAATCGAATTAACATAATGTTTTTGTTGATCTATGGTGTCGAAATCCTTATCCCAAACAGATACTAATGCTTTTAAATCGTTGACATATTCCGCTAATGATTGCAGGTTACCATCTATAAAAGTCAAAGGATTGTTTATTTCGTGAGCAATACCTGCTGTCATAGTTCCAAGCGATGCCAATTTTTCCTTCTGTACGAGTTGTAGTTCTTTTTCTTCCAATTGTTTATAAGCTTTTTCTAATTCAGATTTACGCTGACTTAATTCAAACTGCGCTTGAAATGACTTTTTCCTCAAATGCACATGTATATAAGCGCCGGACAATGCAACCATGTACAAAAATAGCATCACCGACTGACGATAGATATAGCTATCGGTTTCGACATCTGTTTCAAGAAAATAAATACACGCATTAGAAAAAAATATAATCACATATAAGTACAAATATTGCCTGAAGGTGTAATTAAAAAAGGCTAAAATATACACGGCTATCACGATGTAAACCGGATACGTTGGCGCTTCATACCCTCCTAAACGTATGATAAAAAAAGGAAACGTAATGGCCCAAACCGTGAAAAGAATCAGAGATATCTGTGTAACATTTTGCCTGAATGAACGGTAACGAAATAAAAATAATAGAAGTACACCCAAACCAATCAAAGCTAAATTATAATACGGAACGCCTCCCCATCCGCTTATAATTCGTACAATGCCAACAATGAACTGAGTAAAAATCAAAAACCATATAAATACGACTGCATTTTTCCTATTTTGATTATTAGCTATTCGATGAAATTCGGTACGCGCATTCGGATTCGAATCGAAAAAACTTGCAAGCTCCGATTCATGGAAGCCCGTAATTTTTTCTAAAAATGAAACCATAGTTGTGTTTTATGATATATGTGAATAGGCAAACTAATAAATGATAATCATTTAAAATCCAGTTATCAAAATATTTCTTGTATATGCTGCATTCTGATGTTAATTTGATCGCCGTAGGTCGGTTTCTCACACTAATAATATAAATATATCTTCTCTCATGGAACAAGTAGGCATTAATAGTAATGTATATGCCGGTGGTAAGATTTTTCATATCCAAACCGCTGGAAGCTATAATGATCTCGTTGTACAATCTGAAATTTTTGAAGCCGGGCGCATTATTTCTGTTCAAAAGAAACGTATTACTGATGTAACAGAAATGCCGGAAGATGATTTTCGAGAATTCGTCAAAAAGTATCATCATGAAGTAGCGTGGGAAGTTGAACTCATGTTTTTTATGCGTGAAAAGATCAGAAACACCACGCATACGGTATCCAATAGCAAAATTGGCCTTTTATTCTTGAGAAAAGGCTTTCTTGATGAAGCCATTTCCGAATTTCAACATACGATCGAGCATGATCCGGATCTTGTGGAAGTTTACAATCATTTAGGACTCGCCTATCTACAGCGTGGCGATTTTTCGCTAGCTATCGAATCTATTCAAAAAGGCATCGAACTGAGACCTCAATTTCCTGATCTGCGTAATAACCTCGGGTTTGCATATGGTAAAGCGAAAAAGTATAGTGAAGCGATAACGGAATATGATAAAGCATTAGCGATTAACCCCCACTATGTAGTCGTGCATCTAAATAAAGCGATAACTTTCCTCGAAAGTATTCTCAACAATGGCGATACAGGAAGTCTTCCGGAAGTTCAAGATCGAATACTCACCGTAAGCTCTATTTTTAAAACCACATTGATGACAAATCCTGATTTTGCAAATTATCGTTTTTATACATTTAGATTTGAAAAGATTTTAAAACATTTGACCGCATCAGCTTATGTCCAAGCCATTGACATTATTTTGGAAGTTAAAGAATCTATTCAAAAACCAAGTCTTGATGAGACTATTCACGGATTTTATTTAAAGTTCCTTTTCGGAGGAGCCGGTAAGGATGAAAAAGTTATTAACGACTACCGCGCACAATTAGAGCAACATATAAACGAAAATCCGACTTACGCCGATTTGCATAATTCGCTTGGTTTAGTATATCTGATTCAATGCCGAAATTTATTCCTTAAGGCCATGTCGCAATTCAAAAAAGCTTACGAAATAAACCCTTCTTACAAAACCGCGTATAAAAATTTTCGTTTAGTACAGAATGACGGGCGCGAATTCCTCAATCTACTTCGCGCTATCTTAAAATAATTCCCACCTTTTTTATCATCACTTTATTTCTATTAATTTCTCATTTCATGACTGTTTTATCGTTTCGGAGTATAATCTAATAATGGTAGTCTCTACCTCAAAAAGCATCAATATTTGTATTTTTTTGAGAAAGTGAATTATTATCGAACAAATATAATAATTTGGAGTGTTAAGCTCATCACAGAAACCCTGTAAACTGCATCACACTAATTTATTTAAGTTCTATAAAAACAAGTCGTTAATATTCTAATATTAACATTGGTACGTATTTTGTTCTAAATGATTATCAGTAATAAATAATGAAAGAAGGTTATCTGATGATCCCCGGTGTCAAGCTAAATAGTGAAGTTTTCGATAACATGAAACTTTGTAACCGAAAAACGGTGCTTGTGGTAGAAGATGAACCTGGAATTCGTTTTGTAACGTCAGAATTCTTAAAGATGAGTAATTTTCAGGTCGTAACGGCGGAAAACGGTCAAGAGGCTATGAAAATTATAGTGGATAATAAGATCGATGTCGTAGTAACGGATATCATGATGCCTAAAGTAAACGGGTTGGAACTTTTAAAATTTGTTCGTCGACTCAAAGGTGAGTCATTCCCTGTCGTTGTTGTTTCGGGTTCGGATTTAGAAAGTTTGCGCGTCATTGAAAGTGAACATACACGCACGCTGAGAAAACCTTACGGATTAGATCGTTTGGCAAAAGAAATACAAAGCATATCTCAAAACTAAACTCATTAACTGCCTTTAATCAAAGTTATTTCATCAATTTTATCGTATTCTTCCAAACAAACTTTTACTTTATCATTCATTTCTGAAGTAATTTTTTTTCCATAAATATCCGATTGGATCGGCAACTCGCGACATCCCCTGTCTATAAGTACGGCCAACTGAATCCGTGACGGTCGCCCGAAATCCATAAGTTCATCCATTGCCGCTCGCACCGATCGACCCGTAAAAAGCACATCATCGACAAGCACCAGGGGGCGTTCATTGATGTTAAAACGTATCTCGGTACTTTGTACTAATGGTTGCTTTAGCTTCGCTCTCGTATCATCCCGATAAAAGCTCACATCTAATACTCCCATCGGCAGCTCAATATCGGAAAATTTTTTAATCAAAATTTGTAATCGACGCGCAATAAATTCACCGCGGGTCCTCATCCCTATTAAAGCTAGAGACTCTATGTTCGGATTGGAAGAAATGAGCGATCGCGCCATACTTTCAAGCATGGTATTAATTTCCTGTGCCCTTGCTATGGTTATAGTTTTTTCTACGGCATTCATCTCTAATTCCATTATTTATTGGTATTACGTTGCAAACGATGAATTTGACCAAGTGTTAATTCGAATAACATAAGAATTATC
This is a stretch of genomic DNA from bacterium. It encodes these proteins:
- a CDS encoding HAMP domain-containing histidine kinase, which translates into the protein MVSFLEKITGFHESELASFFDSNPNARTEFHRIANNQNRKNAVVFIWFLIFTQFIVGIVRIISGWGGVPYYNLALIGLGVLLLFLFRYRSFRQNVTQISLILFTVWAITFPFFIIRLGGYEAPTYPVYIVIAVYILAFFNYTFRQYLYLYVIIFFSNACIYFLETDVETDSYIYRQSVMLFLYMVALSGAYIHVHLRKKSFQAQFELSQRKSELEKAYKQLEEKELQLVQKEKLASLGTMTAGIAHEINNPLTFIDGNLQSLAEYVNDLKALVSVWDKDFDTIDQQKHYVNSIKERIDYQFLINDLDKLLASCNNGSKRIVDIVNKLKNFSNLDSAEFKTVNLCDSLETMIYLVKSQYTDVEFNYSKKCDRTESAELACNPGLLNQAIMAIIENGIDAARLNKSEIPKIIVSLFANPEEINISITDNGLGISKEVQERMFDPFFTTKDVGKGSGLGLSVAFGIIKQINSDLEFKTALGKGTQFVIKIRK
- a CDS encoding tetratricopeptide repeat protein, producing MEQVGINSNVYAGGKIFHIQTAGSYNDLVVQSEIFEAGRIISVQKKRITDVTEMPEDDFREFVKKYHHEVAWEVELMFFMREKIRNTTHTVSNSKIGLLFLRKGFLDEAISEFQHTIEHDPDLVEVYNHLGLAYLQRGDFSLAIESIQKGIELRPQFPDLRNNLGFAYGKAKKYSEAITEYDKALAINPHYVVVHLNKAITFLESILNNGDTGSLPEVQDRILTVSSIFKTTLMTNPDFANYRFYTFRFEKILKHLTASAYVQAIDIILEVKESIQKPSLDETIHGFYLKFLFGGAGKDEKVINDYRAQLEQHINENPTYADLHNSLGLVYLIQCRNLFLKAMSQFKKAYEINPSYKTAYKNFRLVQNDGREFLNLLRAILK
- a CDS encoding response regulator gives rise to the protein MKEGYLMIPGVKLNSEVFDNMKLCNRKTVLVVEDEPGIRFVTSEFLKMSNFQVVTAENGQEAMKIIVDNKIDVVVTDIMMPKVNGLELLKFVRRLKGESFPVVVVSGSDLESLRVIESEHTRTLRKPYGLDRLAKEIQSISQN
- the pyrR gene encoding bifunctional pyr operon transcriptional regulator/uracil phosphoribosyltransferase PyrR; the protein is MNAVEKTITIARAQEINTMLESMARSLISSNPNIESLALIGMRTRGEFIARRLQILIKKFSDIELPMGVLDVSFYRDDTRAKLKQPLVQSTEIRFNINERPLVLVDDVLFTGRSVRAAMDELMDFGRPSRIQLAVLIDRGCRELPIQSDIYGKKITSEMNDKVKVCLEEYDKIDEITLIKGS